The region ATGCGCCCGCCCAAGAGGTGGACCCGGCCGTAGATGCGGCCCTGGAAGGCCACCACGGCGCTTTTCCGTTGGGCGGAAAGGGCCTTTAGGAGTTCGCCCAGGTCCAGTTCCTCCAGGGTGGCCCGGATCATGCTACAGGAGGGGTTCCACGGGGGGCGGGTAGCCCAGGTGGCGGTAGGCCCGTTCCGTGGCCACCCGGCCCCGGGGGGTGCGCTTGAGGAGGCCCTGCTGGATCAGGTAGGGCTCGTGCACCTCCTCCAGGGTCCCGGGGTCTTCCGAGACCGCCGTGGCCAGGGTGGCGAGGCCCACGGGCCCGCCGCCGAAGCGCAGGATGAGGGCCTCGAGGATCTCCCGGTCCCGCTTCTCCAGGCCAAGCTCGTCTAGCCCCAAGGCGGCCAGGGCCTCCTGGGCCCTTTCCCGGGTGATGACCCCTTCCCCCGCCACCTGGGCGAAGTCCCGCACCCGGCGGAAAAGACGCTTGGCGATGCGCATGGTGCCCCGGCTCCGCTTGGCGATCTCCAGGGCAGCCTCCGCCGTGATCTCCACCCCAAGAAGCCCGGCGTCCCGCTGGACCCCTTGGGCCAGCTCCTCCAAGGAATAGTACTCCAGGTGCTCCACGATGCCGAAGCGGCTCCTTAAGGGGGCGGTGATGAGGCCTGGGCGGGTGGTGGCCCCGATGAGGGTGAAGCGGGGAAGCTCCAGGCGGATGGTC is a window of Thermus sp. LT1-2-5 DNA encoding:
- the ruvB gene encoding Holliday junction branch migration DNA helicase RuvB — encoded protein: MEVYPDFALRPKTLDEYIGQERLKKKLRVYLEAAKARGEPLEHLLLFGPPGLGKTTLAHVIAHELGVNLRITSGPAIEKPGDLAAILANSLEEGDILFIDEIHRLSRQAEEHLYPAMEDFKMDIVIGQGPAARTIRLELPRFTLIGATTRPGLITAPLRSRFGIVEHLEYYSLEELAQGVQRDAGLLGVEITAEAALEIAKRSRGTMRIAKRLFRRVRDFAQVAGEGVITRERAQEALAALGLDELGLEKRDREILEALILRFGGGPVGLATLATAVSEDPGTLEEVHEPYLIQQGLLKRTPRGRVATERAYRHLGYPPPVEPLL